From Apium graveolens cultivar Ventura chromosome 9, ASM990537v1, whole genome shotgun sequence, the proteins below share one genomic window:
- the LOC141685365 gene encoding uncharacterized protein LOC141685365, which translates to MDIVQSMNIISLEDEEEGGLEFLGSTGDENGMQVQGFNPELCVVGRFISEGKVEFAAMQQTMAALWKPGKGVYMKELDMNLYLFQFYHEIDVKRVMEGCPWSFNRRALVLARLKNGENPRNVDLNKMEVWIQVHDLKIGFMSEKIIQGIGNYVGEFIKGCPNNFAEVWRDYMRIRVSIDLRKPLK; encoded by the coding sequence ATGGATATAGTGCAAAGTATGAACATTATTTCATTGGAGGATGAGGAGGAAGGAGGATTGGAGTTTTTGGGATCAACAGGGGATGAAAATGGTATGCAGGTTCAGGGTTTCAATCCAGAGTTATGTGTGGTGGGCAGATTCATATCGGAAGGAAAGGTGGAATTTGCAGCAATGCAACAGACTATGGCTGCTTTGTGGAAACCTGGAAAGGGAGTCTATATGAAGGAGTTGGATATGAACCTATACCTATTTCAGTTTTACCATGAGATAGATGTGAAGAGGGTAATGGAAGGATGTCCGTGGTCTTTTAACAGACGTGCATTGGTGCTGGCTCGTTTGAAGAATGGTGAAAATCCAAGGAATGTCGACCTGAACAAGATGGAAGTATGGATACAGGTGCATGATTTGAAAATTGGCTTCATGTCAGAAAAAATAATACAGGGAATTGGTAACTACGTTGGTGAGTTTATTAAGGGGTGTCCTAACAATTTTGCAGAGGTATGGCGTGATTATATGAGAATCCGAGTCTCCATTGATCTTAGAAAGCCACTGAAATGA